TGGCAAACTAAAATATTTGATAACGATTTTTCTCCGCAGGAACAACTGATTGAATCAATTTAATAATAGAAATAAGCGGTAGTAACTTAAGTATACAAGTCGActtaaaaacaaagagtCTAAATAATGCTACGAAACAACAAAAGGGAAAATATGTGCTAGCAAGTTAAAATGCGACAGGAGACCCCTGCTTTGGCCAGACTCTTTTGAACAACTCCATACCAACGATATCTTGTTGATTCAAAGAACCATCAAATGAGGCCTTGAATAACCCATGGGTACCTAGCGCTTCCTTTATGAAACCAGATCTGCCCATCTTAGTGAATAATGGGACATTCTTGTATGCATTGACGTCATGAGAGTTATGAAACATAAATCTAATTGTAACCACACTCTTGTGAATTTTGAAGACTTCACCAGTGATGACAACCCTCTTTGCCAATATTCTTGTGAAATCAGTATTTTCAAAGGTACCTTGGCACAATATTTGAAGGTTTTTACTGTTCTGATCACATCTGAAAAACAAGGCAGGGGAGTTTGTAAATGACGTTGGTACAATGGCAGTAGCCAATGCCACTTGTCCCTTGTGTAAAAATCTTTGGAACTTGGCGACATTATTGGCATTTCTAGTATGCTGAGAGAACAGAGGGTTAATTGCATACCTACGGAAGCCGTACTGAACAATCATTGgttcttttgattttattggtTCTTCGTAAGACTCCCACGTTTGGATTGAAAAGTTACATACCGAcagtttattttcatttggtaaTAAAGCATAAACAATGAATGGTTTCATCTTTGGATCCACAAGCTTCATGAATAATTCTTTATTGAATTTGACACTAATTCTAACCTTATCGCCGGCAACTACAGTTGTAGtagttttgaatttctttatcaGTTGGTTTCTATGTATTTTGTATCCCTTCAACCTTAGATATTCCAGCCAATGCACAGGTCTTCTTTCATCAAGTTCATCATAATCCCACAAAGCAGATGCAAGAGATTTGACACCCCTGTATTTGGACAATCTTTCAGTTGCAACTTCATCATACCGTAACTCGATTTCATCAGGAAACTCTAGTTCATCCCGTTCTCTTTCTCTGTATTCTTGTAACTGTCTTTCCCGGTCTTCAGCGGTCAATTCCATATCCATACCTGCTTCTTCcgaatcatcaatatcGCCATTTTGTTCATGAATTTCCATGTTATCTATCTCCTCCTCTCCTTTATAATTAGCTTCAGTGTTTAACTCCTCATGGGGTTCTTGTAATCCATACTCCTCAATTAATTTCTCAATCTCTTCGTCTTTCAACCATCTTGCTTGATATTCGGACATACCCTTTGGTAATCTAGTTCTGGCCTTTGGTTTTTCCTTATTAACCAAATCCCagtcatcttcaacttcttcgtCCACTTCACTATGtgattcatcatcatccatTTCATCCATTGATAAATCATTATTTTCGtcatcaaaatcttgtAAGGGATTCAAAGTTGCTCTTTCACTAGGGGTAATtgattcaatttcattgtttttaacaagcttttcaatttgttcaatttgaaaatctcCAAACCCAGGTAGATGGATCAAGCCATTGACATTAAATCCTGTACCTCTTACAATACCTGTAATAGTTAGAAGGTCTTCGTTGTCATTGATAGTCACCTTATCAAGATGATCGGCTAAGAGATAACCTCTGGTGTCTCTCCAATGAATGCCCTTTGGGATCTTTTGAGACAAAGTTCTCAATAAGTTCATTGAATCATTCTTACTTTCTAGCATATAAGCCTTTTCGGCGTTGGGGaaaaaatgttgataaaaagaaaatagagaCTTATAGACGTCCTGCTGtaaatttttctttggataACTAGAAACAATATCTGGCAATACTGCAAAACAACTAGATACACCTTGCGCTTCAACGGCTCTGATGATTTGTTCTCCATAGTTTCcctcaacttcttcagTTGCAGAAAGTCCAAACAACACAAAGTCGGATACTTTACAGGAATCCAAAATCGATAGCAGGTCATCCATATCAGGTATAACAAATTTCAAAGTCgatttgaatttgtcaaCTCTGACGGTAATTATATTTTCTGCAACTGAAGtgatatcaaattcaacatcgttcttcaataacttgttgatgatatcGTGGACAGACTGGTTTTTGGTTAGCGGCAAAATAGTAATGACCCTCTCAACCTTATTAGAGGTAAATAGTGCGTGTTCCTCAgatgttttcttgattttgtttaGCTTCAGCTGGTTTCTCTGGTTTTTACGTTGGTCTCTAGTTTGAACCTTCAGAGCCTTGTTATTAGCTGCtgttttttcaaccttACCCTTATTCAGCGCCTTGAGTGCACGTTTGGAAGAATGCGGACTCTTGAACGCCTTGTTGGCCTTCTTTAACGTAGATCTGTGACCTGCCATTGTCTACTTGGTTGCTGGATATGACCAAATATTACATCCATAACCATCCTAATTTAAAAATGAATcaactgaaaaattatttttttttcacccTTCTTCCCTTTCTCTTGTAATTCAAGCCAAATATGGAAATATAGAAACAACTAGTTATTCCAATTACGTAAGCAATAATTATCACGTGACAACAAGTTTAATCTGATAGGCAAAGGGTCACAAATAAAGGTGATGGTAACACGTGCTTTGTATCAGGGTGCTTTAAGGGTAttttttacaaaaaaaatgaaaaagttaaGCCCCCGCGCACCGCTTTTTAAATTGCAGCTTTTGGTGCTTTCGCGTCCCTTAGAAAAAGTATGTAAAAGCAGTCacacttttttcttctctgcTCCCTCTCCACCCTCGATTACTCGTTTGGGAAACCATACCGGAGGGTGATTCCCATTCTGAATCTCACTCCCAGAGACTGGAGGGATCCCATTGATACACAatattggatatttttcacATTGAAGACAAGTAGGAAAGACAATCTTGAAACCTTGAATCTACCACCAGATCGACTATCCATATAATATGTATGTACATTACACTTGATATCTGCAAATTAGAAGAATAGAGTATGCTATGGGGCAATTATAAAGAGAGAGATTATAAATATTATGGAAGATGAAGTTAATGACAACTGAATTTTTgctaaaattttcaaaggaGAACACGTTCTAAAGGTATAGGTCATTAGTCATGGTATTGAGCTATTATTTatatgaaaagaaagagtaAAGATGTACAATCATTTACATGTATTTAATATGGATACGTATATCAGTTTAACGAAAAAGCAAATGATTAGACTTTTTTGAAGTATATACTAAGGAAATAGGATTTTGGCTTGACAATGTGCTGATTCAATGGTATGAATGAAACAAATTAACGCACGAGCTATTTAATTACCTAAAAAAATATCGGACCTATTTTGGCAATAAAGTAACAATGAAACAAAGAGACAAATTGACGgcaattttgaaaatcttaCTTCTTGTAGAATTCTCTCTCTGTTGTTTAGCGGCAACTGACTCTAAAACTATATCATACTCACCAGAACAATATACTAACAGCAACTCTAAAACTATTATAGATTAAACATGGCACACGAAAACGTTTGGTTCTCCCACCCAAGAAACTTCGGTAAAGGTTCTAGACAATGTAGAATCTGTTCCTCCCACTCCGGTTTAGTCAGAAAGTACGGTATCAACATGTGCAGACAATGTTTCAGAGAAAAGGCTAAGGACATTGGTTTCACCAAGTTAAGATAAATGTCTTGTATCTTTCTCTATACAATATAAACTTAAATATATTATATAAATTTTAATACTTTGTTAAAATACAGTCAGGTATAACCCACACCAAAAAATATGATTTCACAACACATGCACGATTATACTGatataaaataaaactatCAAAGGAACGTTGACATCAACTTCGAAACTGACCTTCAAGATATGACATATCAATTTGCCagtttgatgatttctgCACTTTGGAGGATACGTActtcaccttcttcatttgCTGGCTCCAACGCTAGCTTTAGTGCACATTTAGCAACTTCCTCTGCATAAATCGGATGTCCAATTGCATTGCCAATGAAAGTCCCCCTTGTCCATCTTCCCACATATTCTGCGAGTGTATTATTCAATCCTTTAGACACTTTACGTTCACCCAAGAGGATACCAGGACGCAAAATAATGGTTTTCTTGAACTTTAGATCGATAATGTCCTGATCTAATTGGCCTTTGGTTTTCATGTAGAGAAACCTCGAATCCTTATCTGCACCCATGGAAGAGACGATTATTGCAGTGTCAAACTTGCCAGATTCCTTAGCAGCCTTAAACGCCTCATAATTAATGTCATGATCAATCTTAACAAAATTTTCTGCTGATCCTGCAGCCTTCCTCGTAGTTCCAAATGCAGAGAAAAAGGTGGAGTTTTCTGCTATATCAGTGGATTTAATGACTTCACCCCATTGATCAGTCTCCTTGGATATAATCTTTACCAGTTTATCATTTTCGATTTCGGGGTCTCTTCTAAGAAGAGCAAAGACCTTCTTCGTCGACGAACATTCCAACGCCTTGGATAGGAACTCTGAGCCAACCAAACCGGTACCTCCTAAAACAAATAACGACATTCTCCCTATGAATATTCACTGGTTATGATCTATCAGCTAGtttatttcaaagataaagagGCTGACGGGTTTTAGATTTTGCCAATGCTAGCCGAGAATACGAAATTCCCTATTAATTTCATCTTAATTTTTAccggttttttttttggtgtttcTGTAttcctgtttttttttttttttggtgatTGCTGAAACAGTTTTAtctttttcgttttccCATGATAAACCATCTCAGCCCTTTAAACTTTTGCTCTAACATTTCACTATAAGTgttcaaataaataatgAACAATCCACACATTACAGCCTTCAAATTCCCTAATGAACTAGAGTTTCTATATAAATGTTTTTATTTATCAAAGGATACGGACCTGAAAAGACAGGCTATCTCAAAAGTACGATCATATCTAACGAAAAGTCCGATTCCTCATAGTATTGAAATAACTGCATTGCTAATGGAGGCAATGCTAGAAGATGAAACCCAGACAGGGGTAAAGCTATTCAAGTatgaagagagaaagacATTTCTCACATCGTCAAATAACCCCACTGCCActgatttgaatattaGGCTTCAGTATTCAATGATTATGGTGAAGTTTGTAAATGGGTTACTTGATCCATTCCAGCAATCCATGTTCAACATTAGTCTGCATAAATTAGCTGTTGAATTGAAGCTACCAAATTACTTTGTTGAATGCAGGCATATCTGTACACATGAGAGGTTACCAAGTCTACAAATGCTGAGGATGATTACACAACGTGCATATCAGTGGCTGAGGGTTGAGTACTGGGAAAACATCCTTAATAAATACAAAAGTCTGGACCTATTAGAAGTCAATGAAACAAGGTGGAATATGAGCCTAATGAACGTCAAGAGAACTCATGATTTAAAAACACTGCAgcaaaaagaacaaaatggcgatatcttttcaaaatactCATTAAAAGAAGTAGAGAATCTCTTAAAGTCAATAAGAAAGGATCGGAAACGGGAGattcaagaaaaagttAAGTTACAAAGCGTGGTGGATGACACCAACAAACTCAAACATTTGATTGATACTAAAAATGCCAGTAACATA
The Pichia kudriavzevii chromosome 2, complete sequence DNA segment above includes these coding regions:
- a CDS encoding uncharacterized protein (PKUD0B12420; similar to Saccharomyces cerevisiae YDL060W (TSR1); ancestral locus Anc_4.244), with product MAGHRSTLKKANKAFKSPHSSKRALKALNKGKVEKTAANNKALKVQTRDQRKNQRNQLKLNKIKKTSEEHALFTSNKVERVITILPLTKNQSVHDIINKLLKNDVEFDITSVAENIITVRVDKFKSTLKFVIPDMDDLLSILDSCKVSDFVLFGLSATEEVEGNYGEQIIRAVEAQGVSSCFAVLPDIVSSYPKKNLQQDVYKSLFSFYQHFFPNAEKAYMLESKNDSMNLLRTLSQKIPKGIHWRDTRGYLLADHLDKVTINDNEDLLTITGIVRGTGFNVNGLIHLPGFGDFQIEQIEKLVKNNEIESITPSERATLNPLQDFDDENNDLSMDEMDDDESHSEVDEEVEDDWDLVNKEKPKARTRLPKGMSEYQARWLKDEEIEKLIEEYGLQEPHEELNTEANYKGEEEIDNMEIHEQNGDIDDSEEAGMDMELTAEDRERQLQEYRERERDELEFPDEIELRYDEVATERLSKYRGVKSLASALWDYDELDERRPVHWLEYLRLKGYKIHRNQLIKKFKTTTTVVAGDKVRISVKFNKELFMKLVDPKMKPFIVYALLPNENKLSVCNFSIQTWESYEEPIKSKEPMIVQYGFRRYAINPLFSQHTRNANNVAKFQRFLHKGQVALATAIVPTSFTNSPALFFRCDQNSKNLQILCQGTFENTDFTRILAKRVVITGEVFKIHKSVVTIRFMFHNSHDVNAYKNVPLFTKMGRSGFIKEALGTHGLFKASFDGSLNQQDIVGMELFKRVWPKQGSPVAF
- a CDS encoding uncharacterized protein (PKUD0B12430; similar to Saccharomyces cerevisiae YDL061C (RPS29B) and YLR388W (RPS29A); ancestral locus Anc_4.245; intron in 5' UTR), whose amino-acid sequence is MAHENVWFSHPRNFGKGSRQCRICSSHSGLVRKYGINMCRQCFREKAKDIGFTKLR
- a CDS encoding uncharacterized protein (PKUD0B12440; similar to Saccharomyces cerevisiae YER004W (FMP52); ancestral locus Anc_7.148) → MSLFVLGGTGLVGSEFLSKALECSSTKKVFALLRRDPEIENDKLVKIISKETDQWGEVIKSTDIAENSTFFSAFGTTRKAAGSAENFVKIDHDINYEAFKAAKESGKFDTAIIVSSMGADKDSRFLYMKTKGQLDQDIIDLKFKKTIILRPGILLGERKVSKGLNNTLAEYVGRWTRGTFIGNAIGHPIYAEEVAKCALKLALEPANEEGEVRILQSAEIIKLAN
- a CDS encoding uncharacterized protein (PKUD0B12450; similar to Saccharomyces cerevisiae YKR063C (LAS1); ancestral locus Anc_1.200) translates to MNNPHITAFKFPNELEFLYKCFYLSKDTDLKRQAISKVRSYLTKSPIPHSIEITALLMEAMLEDETQTGVKLFKYEERKTFLTSSNNPTATDLNIRLQYSMIMVKFVNGLLDPFQQSMFNISLHKLAVELKLPNYFVECRHICTHERLPSLQMLRMITQRAYQWLRVEYWENILNKYKSLDLLEVNETRWNMSLMNVKRTHDLKTLQQKEQNGDIFSKYSLKEVENLLKSIRKDRKREIQEKVKLQSVVDDTNKLKHLIDTKNASNIIQIMIFRNVLLLQTEKNHDVNEKQLVGMRMIWGTILQNLDVTFVTKLWIELFKLSTSTTLVNYGTNYVEECIINNKPIKYLKSEAEIRQCENWIKWILENITFIDKSNIGEIVQLLFTQSNASRICVPILNNQYSALLTEVNCQEKIATLEKTIQRFWTNETNFKKRTLEDVELNILDDENTNKRTKTSINLFDSYSSWRPIPFGCPPPI